The following coding sequences are from one Desulfuromonas sp. TF window:
- a CDS encoding efflux RND transporter permease subunit produces the protein MKLPGFSVRRPIFTTMVTLIVVILGGVSLSRLQIDLLPNIELPTLTIRTEYEGASPEVMERLITQIIEEIVATVPGVEDMTSQSSEGNSSVRVSFVWGTDIDTAALDVQAKLEDEINELPDDIVRPRISKFDIASYPVVLLGISSSLDPVELTQLVEDQIRYRFSRLPGVAQVDLWGGFNREVRIALDPDRIRALDLPLDRVLQAIRDANLDLPAGRIEQGRYEVTLRAPAEFTSLQQVRETVVFKREGAAVTLGQIAEVRDTYERLSRIVRVNGERGLRVAIRKQAAANTVEVSRRVLAEIDAVNEAFPQIRVVPVVNQGNFIERSIANVSRSILYGGGLSIVVLLFFLRNIRSTVVISLAIPISVIATFALIYFGGFTLNLMTLGGLALGVGMMVDSSVVVLENIFRRRTEEGDDLQTASVEGTGEVGTAIIASTITTLVVFLPLVFVRGVAGILFKELALVIVFSLVCSLLVALSLVPMLASRLLTGSGTSGGRKRAPWMEYLAGHADNLFRGLDNGYRDLLKRALDHRAATILTAVALLGASLLLLPFIGTEFLPPSDEGEVRVTGKMEIGTRLELVDRQSRIMEKIVHDAVPEAVSSVVSVGASGWRPGDAAQGQINLSLLPAARRERSNEEIAADLRRQLSEAVPGMEIRTRAPQGQFLLERLLGGDEGVTIEVRGFDLSTLDILSRQAAAGVARVSGVTDVDTSREAGIPQQEIRVDRQKIADIGLSVRDVTRVLETAVAGTKVGEFRAEGESYRIFVQLKDAEKRSIEEILDLTLTTDSGQRVVLRNLVTAESGRGPILIDRKDQQRLVRVEANVAGRDLGSVASEVQGLLDRIPRPVGYDLRVAGNFEEQQKAFRELVVSLILALVLVYMVLACQYESFRDPVVVMASVPLAAIGVLVILFLTGTTLNLQSYIGCIMLGGIVVNNAILLVDQAGQLLRRGLPVREAVAEAGRRRLRPILMTTLTTILALLPLAFGIGEGADAQAPLARAVIGGLTGSTLITLVLIPVVYSLFHSSKEESAP, from the coding sequence ATGAAACTGCCCGGCTTCAGCGTCCGGCGGCCGATCTTCACCACCATGGTCACCCTGATCGTGGTGATCCTCGGCGGCGTCTCCCTCAGCCGTCTGCAGATCGACCTGCTGCCGAACATCGAACTGCCGACCCTCACCATCCGCACCGAGTACGAGGGCGCCAGCCCGGAGGTGATGGAGCGGCTGATCACCCAGATCATCGAGGAGATCGTCGCCACCGTTCCCGGTGTCGAGGACATGACCTCCCAGTCTTCGGAGGGGAACAGCAGCGTTCGCGTCAGCTTCGTCTGGGGGACCGACATCGACACCGCGGCTCTCGACGTCCAGGCGAAGCTCGAAGACGAGATCAACGAGCTGCCCGACGACATCGTCCGGCCGCGGATCAGCAAGTTCGACATCGCCAGCTATCCCGTGGTCCTGCTCGGCATCTCCAGCAGCCTCGACCCCGTGGAGCTGACCCAGCTGGTTGAGGATCAGATCCGGTACCGTTTCTCCCGTCTGCCCGGGGTCGCCCAGGTCGATCTGTGGGGCGGCTTCAACCGCGAGGTGCGGATCGCGCTCGATCCCGACCGGATCAGGGCCCTCGATCTCCCCCTCGACCGGGTGCTGCAGGCGATCCGCGACGCCAATCTCGACCTGCCGGCGGGGCGCATCGAGCAGGGGCGCTACGAGGTGACCCTGCGGGCGCCGGCCGAATTCACCAGCCTCCAGCAGGTCCGCGAAACCGTGGTCTTCAAGCGCGAGGGGGCGGCGGTAACCCTCGGCCAGATTGCCGAGGTCCGCGACACCTACGAGAGGCTGAGCCGCATCGTCCGCGTCAACGGCGAGCGCGGCCTGCGGGTCGCCATCCGCAAACAGGCCGCCGCCAATACCGTCGAGGTCTCCCGCCGGGTGCTCGCCGAAATCGACGCCGTCAACGAGGCCTTCCCCCAGATTCGCGTCGTGCCCGTGGTCAATCAGGGGAACTTCATCGAGCGCTCCATCGCCAACGTCTCCCGATCCATCCTCTACGGGGGAGGCCTCTCCATCGTCGTCCTGCTCTTCTTCCTGCGCAATATCCGCAGCACGGTGGTCATCTCCCTGGCCATACCGATTTCGGTGATCGCGACCTTCGCCCTGATCTACTTCGGCGGCTTCACCCTCAATCTGATGACCCTGGGCGGTCTGGCCCTCGGCGTCGGCATGATGGTCGACAGCTCGGTGGTGGTGCTGGAGAACATCTTCCGGCGCCGCACCGAGGAGGGGGACGACCTGCAGACCGCCTCGGTGGAGGGGACCGGCGAGGTGGGCACGGCGATCATCGCCAGCACCATCACCACCCTGGTCGTCTTCCTGCCGCTGGTCTTCGTCCGGGGTGTCGCCGGCATCCTCTTCAAGGAGCTGGCGCTGGTGATCGTTTTCTCCCTGGTCTGCTCCCTGCTCGTCGCCCTCAGCCTGGTGCCGATGCTCGCCTCGCGGCTGCTCACCGGTTCCGGGACATCCGGTGGGCGTAAGCGGGCGCCGTGGATGGAATACCTCGCCGGACACGCCGACAACCTGTTCCGCGGTCTCGACAACGGTTACCGCGACCTGCTGAAGAGAGCCCTGGACCACCGGGCAGCCACGATCCTGACGGCGGTGGCGCTGCTCGGCGCAAGCCTGCTCCTGCTCCCCTTCATCGGAACCGAGTTCCTGCCGCCGAGCGACGAGGGGGAGGTGCGGGTGACCGGCAAGATGGAGATCGGCACCCGCCTGGAACTGGTGGACCGGCAGTCCCGGATCATGGAGAAGATCGTCCACGACGCGGTGCCGGAGGCGGTCTCCTCGGTGGTCAGCGTCGGGGCCTCGGGGTGGCGTCCGGGGGATGCCGCCCAGGGGCAGATCAATCTCTCCCTGCTGCCGGCTGCCCGGCGGGAGCGCTCCAACGAGGAGATCGCCGCCGACTTGCGGCGGCAGCTTTCCGAAGCTGTTCCGGGGATGGAAATCCGCACCCGCGCCCCTCAGGGTCAGTTCCTCCTCGAGCGGCTCCTCGGCGGCGACGAGGGGGTGACCATCGAGGTGCGCGGCTTCGATCTTTCTACCCTGGACATCCTGTCCCGACAGGCGGCCGCGGGTGTTGCCCGGGTGTCCGGCGTCACCGATGTCGACACTTCCCGCGAAGCGGGGATCCCGCAGCAGGAGATTCGTGTAGACCGGCAGAAAATAGCCGATATCGGCCTCAGCGTACGCGACGTGACCCGGGTGCTGGAGACCGCCGTCGCCGGGACCAAGGTCGGGGAGTTCCGTGCCGAAGGGGAGTCCTACCGCATCTTCGTCCAGCTCAAGGATGCCGAGAAGCGCTCCATCGAGGAGATCCTCGACCTGACCCTGACCACCGATTCGGGGCAGCGGGTGGTCCTGCGGAACCTGGTCACGGCCGAAAGCGGCCGCGGGCCGATCCTCATCGACCGCAAGGACCAGCAGCGGCTGGTGCGGGTGGAGGCGAACGTCGCCGGGCGCGACCTGGGATCTGTCGCTTCCGAGGTGCAGGGACTTCTCGACCGGATTCCCCGGCCGGTCGGTTATGACCTGCGGGTGGCCGGCAACTTCGAGGAGCAGCAGAAGGCTTTCCGCGAACTGGTCGTTTCGCTGATCCTCGCCCTGGTGCTGGTCTACATGGTGCTCGCCTGCCAGTACGAATCCTTCCGCGATCCGGTGGTGGTCATGGCTTCGGTCCCCCTGGCCGCCATCGGGGTGCTGGTCATTCTCTTCCTTACCGGGACGACCCTGAACCTGCAGTCGTACATCGGCTGCATCATGCTCGGCGGCATCGTCGTCAACAACGCCATCCTGCTGGTCGACCAGGCCGGACAGCTCTTGCGGCGCGGTCTGCCGGTGCGCGAGG
- a CDS encoding efflux RND transporter periplasmic adaptor subunit, with protein MSPAGRNTGIVVGLAGVALLAWLLVGQVRERTPGADKGGGGRAAPVEVAPVEHGPIVLRRTFSGALEPQAQFVVAPKVAGRVERLRVNIADTVTRGQVVAELDNEEFVQAVAQARADLEVARANRAEAASALEIAERDLARAEKLRERGVASEVQYDAARADQLAKKVQLEAAGARIARARASLEAANIRLGYTTIAADWAGGDDERVVADRYVDEGQTVSANTELLLIVELQPINGVIYVSEVDYARLHPGQEVALSTDAYPGETFRGRIERIAPVFRQETRQARVELTIDNPGRRLKPGMFIRAEIVLERLAEAIIVPEKALVRRDDVTGIFLVAEDGRSVAWRPVRVGIREGDKTQVEGEGLRGRVVTLGQQLVDDGSAIIIPAEAGAPASAGGKEAERR; from the coding sequence GTGAGTCCGGCCGGCCGAAACACGGGTATAGTCGTTGGGCTCGCCGGGGTGGCGTTGCTGGCCTGGCTGTTGGTCGGCCAGGTGCGGGAGAGGACGCCTGGAGCAGACAAAGGCGGGGGCGGCCGCGCGGCGCCGGTGGAGGTGGCGCCGGTCGAACACGGGCCGATCGTGCTGCGTCGCACCTTCAGCGGGGCGCTGGAGCCGCAGGCCCAGTTCGTCGTCGCGCCGAAGGTCGCCGGACGGGTCGAGCGCCTGAGGGTCAACATCGCCGATACCGTCACGCGGGGGCAGGTGGTGGCCGAACTCGACAACGAGGAGTTCGTGCAGGCGGTCGCCCAGGCCCGGGCCGATCTCGAGGTGGCCCGCGCGAATCGCGCCGAGGCGGCGAGCGCCCTGGAGATCGCCGAGCGTGATCTGGCCCGTGCCGAGAAGCTGCGTGAGCGGGGGGTGGCATCCGAGGTCCAGTACGATGCGGCCAGGGCCGACCAGCTGGCGAAAAAGGTTCAGCTCGAGGCCGCCGGCGCCCGGATCGCCCGGGCCCGGGCCTCTCTGGAGGCGGCCAACATCCGGCTCGGCTACACTACCATTGCCGCCGACTGGGCCGGCGGGGACGACGAGCGGGTGGTGGCCGATCGCTATGTTGACGAGGGTCAGACGGTCTCCGCCAATACCGAGTTGCTGCTCATTGTCGAACTGCAGCCGATCAACGGCGTGATCTACGTCTCCGAAGTCGATTATGCCCGCCTGCATCCTGGCCAGGAGGTTGCGCTGAGCACCGATGCCTATCCCGGCGAAACCTTCCGCGGCCGGATCGAGCGCATCGCTCCCGTTTTCCGGCAGGAGACGAGGCAGGCGAGGGTCGAGCTGACCATCGACAATCCGGGCCGGAGGCTCAAGCCGGGAATGTTCATCCGCGCCGAGATCGTGCTCGAGCGCCTGGCCGAAGCGATCATCGTTCCGGAGAAGGCCCTGGTCCGGCGCGATGACGTCACCGGGATTTTCCTGGTCGCGGAGGATGGACGTTCGGTCGCCTGGCGGCCGGTGCGGGTAGGGATCCGCGAAGGCGACAAGACGCAGGTCGAGGGGGAGGGACTCCGCGGAAGAGTGGTGACGCTGGGACAGCAGCTGGTCGACGACGGCTCCGCGATTATCATCCCCGCCGAGGCCGGGGCTCCGGCTTCGGCCGGCGGGAAGGAGGCCGAGCGACGATGA